From Nitratidesulfovibrio vulgaris str. Hildenborough, a single genomic window includes:
- a CDS encoding glycosyltransferase family 2 protein translates to MSSSPSSASIAALVDLCCTHVPLWECGALGADNAWRLASTALQTGDAALCGVGAQLARFAWEADPLDPRLSRLVAALEEDGLLAAPAASLAQDVARRCRVPGDHALLHSVTDGNALRDIVLPRLADPAHGAFWLGRGVAWCMSSQAEDAAATLDMLLAAFPGCHPALSHRLRTAYAVLHGTHGEAHTLLETFAPSGRDGVAVANGAEYGGHDATRHGTHTPFMNWAIVRRAALLAEEGDTAEASALLRRVWTAMPWHPNLVLALHELERPHPAPPKDTPPPAILLYSWNKRDVLAATLDSLRASGTGDAPVFVLDNGSTDGTDTMLDAIARQWGSPFTKLHLPVNIGAPAARNWLLSLDALKRHDRVVFLDDDVLLDHGWLDGLLSVAVAHPSAAVVGCRITDAAAPHAVQCADFFALPPALGQRSFADLEEHLFIHGNAGASTDTLLTAYSRPCLSVSGCCHLFDRAALDACGHFDIRFSPSQFDDLEHDLRTVLSGREVWYAGGVRVRHVQHSSLRQAADRARSAHIFGNRIKLEHLYPAQRAAEARETSALAARRDLLRKASRLAGTGSRP, encoded by the coding sequence ATGTCTTCATCGCCCTCTTCCGCCTCCATCGCCGCGCTGGTCGACCTGTGCTGCACGCACGTTCCCCTGTGGGAATGCGGCGCACTGGGGGCGGACAACGCATGGCGGCTTGCCTCGACGGCACTTCAGACCGGCGACGCTGCCCTTTGCGGGGTGGGTGCGCAGCTGGCACGTTTCGCATGGGAGGCCGACCCTCTCGACCCGCGCCTGTCTCGGCTTGTGGCTGCGCTGGAAGAGGACGGACTGCTTGCCGCCCCTGCCGCTTCGCTGGCACAGGACGTCGCCCGCCGCTGCCGCGTACCAGGCGACCACGCCCTCCTGCATTCCGTCACGGACGGCAACGCGCTACGCGACATCGTACTGCCGCGTCTTGCCGACCCCGCACACGGTGCCTTCTGGCTTGGGCGCGGCGTGGCTTGGTGCATGTCGTCTCAGGCGGAGGATGCCGCAGCCACCCTCGACATGCTGCTGGCAGCCTTTCCCGGTTGCCACCCTGCGCTGTCGCACCGTCTGCGTACCGCCTACGCCGTCCTGCACGGAACACACGGCGAAGCCCACACACTGCTGGAGACCTTCGCCCCGTCAGGCCGTGATGGTGTCGCCGTCGCAAACGGTGCCGAATACGGCGGTCACGACGCCACGCGACACGGTACGCATACGCCGTTCATGAACTGGGCCATCGTTCGCCGTGCTGCCCTCCTTGCCGAAGAAGGCGACACGGCCGAAGCATCTGCCCTGCTTCGCCGTGTATGGACGGCCATGCCGTGGCACCCCAACCTCGTTCTGGCACTGCACGAACTTGAACGGCCCCACCCGGCCCCGCCCAAGGACACGCCGCCGCCTGCCATCCTGCTCTATTCGTGGAACAAGCGTGATGTCCTCGCCGCCACACTGGATTCGTTGCGCGCATCGGGAACGGGCGACGCCCCGGTCTTCGTGCTCGACAACGGTTCCACCGACGGTACGGACACCATGCTCGACGCCATCGCCCGGCAGTGGGGCAGCCCGTTCACCAAGCTGCACCTGCCCGTGAACATCGGCGCGCCTGCCGCGCGCAACTGGCTGCTCTCGCTGGATGCGCTCAAGCGCCACGACCGGGTGGTCTTCCTCGACGACGACGTGCTGCTCGACCACGGCTGGCTCGACGGGCTGCTCTCCGTCGCCGTGGCGCATCCCTCCGCCGCTGTCGTGGGGTGCCGCATCACCGACGCCGCCGCCCCCCACGCCGTGCAATGCGCCGACTTCTTCGCCCTTCCACCCGCATTGGGGCAGCGCAGCTTCGCAGACCTCGAAGAGCACCTGTTCATCCACGGCAACGCGGGCGCGAGCACAGACACCCTGCTCACGGCCTACAGCCGTCCGTGCCTCTCCGTCTCCGGCTGCTGCCATCTTTTCGACCGCGCCGCCCTCGACGCGTGCGGACACTTCGACATACGCTTCTCGCCAAGCCAGTTCGACGACCTCGAACATGACCTGCGTACCGTCCTCTCCGGACGCGAAGTGTGGTATGCAGGCGGCGTGCGGGTGCGTCATGTCCAGCATTCGAGCCTGCGTCAGGCGGCGGACAGGGCACGTAGCGCACATATTTTCGGCAACAGGATCAAACTCGAACACCTCTACCCCGCACAGCGTGCAGCCGAGGCCCGCGAGACTTCGGCACTGGCCGCGCGCCGGGACCTGCTGCGCAAGGCCAGCCGCCTTGCCGGCACTGGAAGCCGACCATGA
- a CDS encoding glycosyltransferase family 2 protein yields the protein MKAPLVSIIIPVWNLWELTCACLDSIRAHTPGNAVEVIVVDNGSDDTTATALAPTGEGLFGARFRRIRLETNRGFAVACNLGAAKAQGTYLLLLNNDTVLSPGWLPPLLREFDDEPRTGAAGPLLVYPDSGRVQHCGIAFAPTLQTEHLYANFPATHPAVRARRTLQAITGAAMLLPTALFRQCGGFHEGYKNGCEDLELCCRIREQGLRLAVVPESLVAHHESRTPGRKEHDAANATLLNRRCSGCFGPDLHRHALRDGFAIALTPWLDTYLTLPPGREAALTREHITDFDPGRCWETLQGEPLWHGGYEMLCSILDEAGRHAESAGVRLLQAGFFPTLPGFRQLARSAALSGNDELARQAAEKMQHIGGILEDPEPLVTRARGLVRWARRAGEPAVEALYTGWLTDIGLSADD from the coding sequence ATGAAAGCCCCTCTCGTCTCCATCATCATCCCCGTGTGGAACCTCTGGGAGTTGACGTGCGCCTGCCTCGACAGCATCCGGGCGCACACCCCCGGCAATGCCGTGGAGGTCATCGTCGTGGACAACGGTTCCGACGACACCACGGCAACAGCACTCGCCCCCACGGGCGAGGGCCTCTTCGGTGCAAGATTCCGCCGCATACGGCTTGAGACCAACAGGGGCTTCGCCGTGGCGTGCAACCTTGGCGCCGCCAAAGCACAGGGCACCTACCTGCTGCTGCTCAACAACGACACGGTGCTCTCACCCGGCTGGCTGCCGCCACTCCTGCGCGAATTCGACGACGAACCCAGAACAGGTGCTGCGGGGCCGCTGCTGGTCTACCCTGACAGCGGCAGGGTTCAACACTGCGGCATCGCCTTCGCGCCCACCTTGCAGACGGAACACCTCTACGCGAACTTTCCCGCCACGCATCCCGCCGTCCGCGCCCGGCGCACCCTTCAGGCCATCACCGGCGCAGCGATGCTGCTGCCCACGGCCCTCTTCCGCCAATGCGGCGGCTTTCATGAAGGATACAAGAACGGCTGCGAAGACCTCGAACTCTGCTGCCGCATCCGGGAACAGGGGCTGCGTCTCGCCGTGGTGCCCGAAAGCCTCGTGGCACACCACGAAAGCCGTACTCCCGGGCGCAAGGAGCATGACGCGGCCAACGCCACCCTGCTCAACCGACGCTGTTCGGGCTGCTTCGGCCCCGACCTGCACCGGCATGCCCTGCGCGACGGTTTCGCCATCGCCCTCACGCCGTGGCTCGACACCTACCTTACCCTGCCGCCCGGCCGCGAAGCGGCACTCACGCGCGAGCATATCACCGACTTCGACCCCGGACGCTGCTGGGAAACCCTGCAAGGCGAACCGCTCTGGCATGGCGGGTACGAGATGCTGTGCTCCATCCTCGACGAGGCCGGACGCCACGCCGAAAGCGCAGGGGTACGGCTGCTTCAGGCGGGATTCTTCCCCACGCTGCCCGGGTTCAGGCAGTTGGCCCGGTCGGCGGCGCTGTCTGGCAATGACGAACTGGCGCGACAGGCCGCGGAGAAGATGCAACACATCGGCGGCATCCTCGAAGACCCTGAACCGCTGGTGACACGCGCCCGTGGCCTTGTGCGCTGGGCACGCCGTGCAGGTGAGCCTGCCGTAGAGGCCCTTTACACGGGGTGGCTCACGGACATCGGCCTCTCGGCTGACGATTGA